The following coding sequences lie in one Heyndrickxia oleronia genomic window:
- the ppsA gene encoding phosphoenolpyruvate synthase, translating to MSSLVLDFQEIEKTQLSLVGGKGLNLGELSKIQGIQVPEGFCITTVGFQKAIEQNDAYHALMDQLKRLQVEDRDQIGEISRNIRQILLEVEIPSDVVKAVTHYLSQFGEEHAYAVRSSATAEDLPHASFAGQQDTYLNIIGKEAIMQHISKCWASLFTDRAVIYRMQNGFDHSQVYLSVIVQKMVFPQASGILFTADPITSNRKLLSIDASFGLGEALVSGIVTADCYKVREEEIVDKRIATKKLAIYAREEGGTKTEQIAPDQQKSQTLTNEQILQLAHIGRQIEAYFGCPQDIEWCLVDDTFYIVQSRPITTLYPIPEANDEENHVYISVAHQQMMTDPMKPLGLSFWLLTTPAPMRKAGGRLFVDVTQNLASPVSREILLNGMEKHDQLLKDALMTILERKDFITPSSNDKKEQSRPSISNKGNSMMDFQTLIENNPTIVSDLIKSSETSIEILRQNIQMKSGSDLFDFILEDIQELKRILFNPQSSIVFGTAMDASSWINEKMNKWLGEKNAADTLSQSVPNNITSEMGLALMDVADVIRPYPKVIEYLRNVKDDHFLDELVEFDGGQETRDAINAYLNKYGMRCAGEIDITRTRWSEKPTTLIPLILSNIKNFEPNESKRKFEQGRQEALQKEQELVDRLKRLPDGKQKAKETKRMISIIRNFIGYREYPKYGMINRYFVYKQALLKEAEKLVQAGIIHEKEDIYYLTFEELTEVVRTNKLDYQIINKRKDEYKLYEKLTPPRVITSDGEIIAGKYKRDNLPAEAIVGLPVSSGVIEGRARVILNMEDANVEDGDILVTAFTDPSWTPLFVSIKGLVTEVGGLMTHGAVIAREYGLPAVVGVENATKLIKDGQKIRVHGTEGYIEIL from the coding sequence ATGAGTTCTTTGGTTCTCGATTTTCAGGAGATTGAAAAAACACAGCTTTCGCTCGTTGGAGGAAAAGGGTTAAATTTAGGAGAATTATCAAAAATTCAAGGAATACAAGTACCAGAAGGATTTTGTATTACAACAGTGGGATTTCAAAAGGCCATCGAACAAAACGATGCGTATCACGCTTTAATGGACCAACTAAAAAGGCTACAGGTTGAAGATCGAGATCAGATTGGTGAAATCAGTCGTAACATTCGACAAATTCTTCTGGAAGTTGAAATTCCTTCCGATGTTGTGAAAGCAGTTACTCACTATCTCTCCCAATTTGGCGAGGAACATGCTTATGCAGTGCGTTCTAGTGCGACTGCAGAAGATTTACCACATGCATCTTTTGCGGGTCAGCAAGACACCTATTTAAATATCATCGGTAAAGAAGCAATTATGCAGCATATTAGTAAATGCTGGGCTTCCCTATTTACAGATCGTGCGGTCATCTACCGTATGCAAAATGGATTTGATCACAGTCAAGTATATTTATCCGTTATCGTTCAAAAGATGGTTTTTCCACAGGCTTCAGGGATTTTATTTACCGCTGATCCAATTACCTCCAACCGAAAGCTCCTATCAATCGACGCCAGTTTTGGACTTGGAGAAGCATTAGTTTCTGGTATTGTAACGGCCGACTGTTATAAAGTGAGAGAAGAGGAAATCGTCGATAAGAGGATAGCAACAAAAAAATTGGCCATCTATGCACGAGAAGAAGGCGGAACAAAGACTGAGCAGATTGCTCCTGATCAGCAAAAGTCCCAAACACTTACTAACGAACAAATTTTACAATTAGCTCACATTGGAAGACAGATTGAAGCTTATTTTGGTTGCCCGCAGGACATCGAATGGTGTTTAGTTGATGATACATTTTATATAGTCCAGAGTCGTCCTATTACTACTTTATACCCCATCCCTGAAGCGAATGATGAAGAAAATCACGTTTATATTTCTGTCGCCCATCAACAAATGATGACTGACCCAATGAAACCATTGGGATTATCTTTTTGGCTGTTAACAACTCCTGCCCCTATGCGTAAAGCTGGTGGTAGGTTGTTTGTTGATGTTACACAAAATCTGGCTTCACCTGTTAGTAGAGAAATTTTATTAAATGGCATGGAAAAACACGATCAACTCTTAAAAGATGCATTAATGACCATACTAGAGCGAAAGGATTTCATAACACCGTCCTCAAATGATAAGAAAGAACAGAGTCGTCCGAGTATAAGTAATAAAGGTAATTCGATGATGGATTTTCAGACACTAATCGAAAACAATCCAACAATTGTTTCTGATTTGATTAAGAGTAGCGAAACATCGATAGAAATATTAAGACAAAACATCCAAATGAAATCGGGATCGGATTTATTTGATTTTATTTTAGAGGATATCCAGGAATTAAAGAGGATATTATTTAACCCACAAAGTTCGATTGTGTTTGGGACTGCTATGGATGCATCATCATGGATCAATGAAAAAATGAATAAGTGGTTAGGTGAAAAGAACGCAGCAGATACGCTTTCTCAATCTGTACCAAACAATATTACATCGGAAATGGGTCTAGCCTTAATGGATGTTGCAGATGTGATTCGTCCTTATCCGAAGGTTATAGAGTATTTACGAAATGTCAAAGATGATCACTTTTTGGATGAACTGGTTGAGTTTGATGGTGGACAGGAGACCCGAGACGCGATTAATGCTTATCTTAACAAATATGGGATGCGATGTGCAGGCGAAATCGATATAACTAGAACTCGTTGGAGTGAAAAACCTACTACACTTATCCCTTTGATACTAAGTAACATCAAAAACTTTGAGCCGAATGAAAGCAAGAGAAAATTTGAGCAAGGTCGCCAGGAGGCCTTGCAAAAAGAACAAGAGTTAGTAGATAGATTGAAACGATTACCGGATGGTAAACAAAAAGCCAAAGAGACAAAACGAATGATTAGCATCATCCGGAATTTTATTGGTTATCGTGAATATCCAAAATACGGCATGATCAATCGCTACTTTGTTTATAAGCAAGCTTTACTGAAAGAAGCGGAAAAACTTGTTCAAGCGGGAATTATTCATGAAAAAGAAGATATATACTATCTCACTTTTGAGGAACTTACCGAAGTAGTACGCACAAATAAATTGGATTACCAGATTATTAACAAACGAAAAGACGAGTACAAATTATATGAAAAACTAACTCCACCACGTGTGATTACATCAGATGGTGAAATCATAGCAGGTAAGTACAAACGAGACAATCTACCAGCCGAAGCCATTGTTGGTTTACCTGTTTCCTCTGGTGTTATCGAGGGAAGAGCACGTGTCATCTTAAACATGGAAGATGCCAATGTAGAAGATGGAGATATATTAGTCACCGCCTTTACTGATCCTAGCTGGACACCATTGTTTGTATCCATAAAAGGCCTAGTCACCGAAGTTGGTGGATTAATGACCCATGGAGCAGTTATCGCACGTGAATATGGCTTACCAGCAGTGGTCGGAGTAGAGAATGCAACCAAACTGATAAAAGATGGACAAAAAATTCGCGTGCATGGAACAGAAGGATATATTGAAATATTGTAA
- a CDS encoding class I SAM-dependent methyltransferase: MEFWESSFIDKQTMWGFEPTDSAILIKDFFLEKNVKDILIPGIGYGRNAKVFIENGINVTGIEISKTAIGLARENGIDSEIFHGSVTDMPFDNKLYDGIFSHALIHLLNEQERKKFIKDCYDQLKPNGYMIFTTVSKKAPMFGKGKQLDKDYFEIMEGVKMFFYDSDSIKQEFGDYGLVEFSEIDEPNKDMKNKPSINFILVKCKKK; encoded by the coding sequence ATGGAATTTTGGGAATCAAGTTTTATAGACAAACAGACAATGTGGGGATTCGAGCCTACAGACTCCGCAATTTTAATAAAAGACTTTTTCCTTGAAAAAAACGTTAAGGACATACTAATACCAGGTATTGGATATGGAAGAAATGCGAAGGTATTCATTGAAAATGGAATAAATGTTACAGGGATTGAGATTTCAAAAACAGCAATTGGTTTGGCGAGGGAAAATGGAATTGATAGTGAAATTTTTCATGGTTCTGTTACTGATATGCCTTTTGATAACAAGCTTTACGATGGCATATTCTCTCACGCACTTATACATTTATTGAATGAGCAGGAGAGAAAGAAGTTTATTAAAGATTGCTACGATCAGTTAAAACCGAATGGATATATGATTTTTACAACTGTTTCAAAAAAGGCACCAATGTTTGGTAAAGGCAAACAATTGGATAAAGACTATTTTGAGATAATGGAAGGGGTAAAAATGTTTTTTTATGATTCTGACTCTATAAAACAAGAATTTGGAGACTATGGTTTGGTAGAGTTTTCGGAAATTGATGAGCCAAATAAGGACATGAAAAATAAACCTTCAATAAATTTTATATTGGTGAAATGTAAGAAGAAATAA
- a CDS encoding manganese catalase family protein produces MFRHQKELQFEVKVERPDPQLAKHIQELLGGQFGEMSVMMQYLFQGWNCRGNEKYKDMLMDIGTEEIGHVEMLCSLICQLLDGASPEQQAEAAKDPTLAAIMGGINPQHLIVSGLGATPKDSQGVPWNAGYIVASGNLLADMRANLNAESQGRLQVARIYHMTKDEGVRATFRKMLARDRYHQYQWMAAISELEEKNGVVVPASFPPEAEKESQPHALEFWDLSEGEESSTGLWATGSAPDGTGDFVYLPDPAPQGNIPDPIVPAPELHHDLDGQATNK; encoded by the coding sequence ATGTTTCGTCATCAAAAGGAATTGCAATTTGAAGTAAAAGTAGAGCGTCCCGATCCGCAACTTGCGAAGCATATTCAGGAATTACTAGGCGGCCAATTCGGTGAAATGTCCGTTATGATGCAGTATTTATTCCAAGGTTGGAACTGTCGCGGAAATGAAAAATATAAAGACATGTTGATGGATATCGGCACAGAAGAAATCGGTCACGTTGAAATGCTTTGTTCTTTAATTTGCCAATTGCTGGACGGTGCTTCCCCCGAGCAGCAGGCAGAAGCTGCCAAAGATCCAACATTGGCTGCTATAATGGGTGGAATAAATCCTCAACACTTAATCGTTAGTGGACTTGGAGCAACTCCTAAGGATTCCCAAGGTGTTCCATGGAATGCAGGCTATATCGTAGCTAGTGGCAACTTGCTTGCTGATATGCGTGCAAACCTAAATGCAGAAAGTCAAGGACGTCTTCAGGTTGCTCGAATCTACCATATGACAAAAGACGAAGGCGTTCGTGCAACATTCCGAAAAATGCTTGCCCGTGATCGCTATCATCAATATCAATGGATGGCTGCCATCAGTGAACTCGAAGAGAAAAACGGAGTAGTCGTACCAGCATCCTTCCCACCAGAAGCTGAAAAGGAATCCCAACCACATGCGTTAGAATTCTGGGACCTTTCAGAAGGCGAAGAATCATCTACAGGTCTATGGGCTACCGGAAGTGCTCCGGACGGTACCGGAGATTTCGTTTACCTACCTGACCCAGCACCACAAGGTAACATTCCAGACCCTATAGTCCCAGCACCAGAACTGCATCATGACCTTGATGGCCAAGCTACTAATAAATAA
- a CDS encoding DUF1569 domain-containing protein, producing the protein MKNIFNQLHSKEILKRIDKLNPNSKPQWGKMDVAQMLAHCSSFQNFAMGYSFPPRGWLGILIGNFVKPMFYNDRTLAKNMSTIPTILIVDEKEFETDKEKLKQKIITFQNNGPEKCTIHPHPFFGKLTSEQWGKGIYKHLDHHLKQFGV; encoded by the coding sequence ATGAAAAATATTTTTAATCAATTGCATTCAAAGGAAATTTTAAAGCGTATTGACAAATTAAACCCAAATTCAAAACCCCAATGGGGTAAAATGGATGTTGCCCAAATGCTAGCACATTGTTCATCCTTTCAAAACTTTGCAATGGGATATTCTTTTCCACCAAGAGGTTGGTTAGGAATATTAATAGGAAACTTTGTAAAACCAATGTTTTATAACGACAGGACTTTAGCCAAAAATATGTCCACCATTCCGACCATTTTGATTGTAGATGAAAAAGAATTTGAAACAGATAAGGAAAAACTGAAACAAAAAATTATAACTTTCCAAAATAATGGTCCAGAAAAGTGTACGATTCATCCACATCCCTTTTTCGGTAAACTTACTTCCGAGCAATGGGGAAAAGGTATATACAAGCACCTTGACCATCATTTAAAACAATTTGGAGTTTAG
- a CDS encoding VOC family protein, translating into MNFASVRIITDDLDRLVKFYEKVLGVSAERPAPVFAELVLTSCTLAIGHSQTVPLFGTGSAIAASNKTVIIEFRVHNVDAEYERLKPFIDEWVKEPTTMPWGNRSMLFRDPDGNLVNLFEPVTEEAIKRFSNRIDG; encoded by the coding sequence ATGAATTTTGCTTCTGTACGCATTATTACTGACGATTTGGATCGTCTTGTCAAGTTCTATGAAAAAGTCTTGGGGGTTTCGGCAGAACGTCCCGCGCCTGTCTTTGCGGAACTTGTTTTGACATCGTGCACCCTGGCAATCGGCCATTCGCAGACGGTGCCACTGTTCGGTACTGGTTCCGCAATAGCAGCCAGCAATAAAACTGTCATTATCGAATTCCGTGTCCATAATGTCGATGCTGAATACGAACGTTTAAAACCGTTTATTGACGAGTGGGTAAAGGAACCGACCACGATGCCGTGGGGGAACCGTTCCATGTTGTTCCGTGATCCCGACGGCAACCTCGTTAACCTCTTCGAGCCGGTGACCGAGGAAGCAATCAAACGGTTCAGCAATAGAATTGACGGATAG
- a CDS encoding helix-turn-helix transcriptional regulator, whose protein sequence is MNKTDRLLAVVLELQRKEVVRAEDLATLFETSVRTIYRDIQALSEAGVPIIGAPGTGYSLMEGYFLPPISFTVPEAVSLLIGTDFIEQQFDDDYRVRAQAARSKIEAILPSSVRNETSHVLKAMRLLISDKQVTPSKEKKYLEKIRRAILDERKINFHYAKRLADSKGNYHSVRTVAPYGLVLIQGSWMLVARCDLRQDIRHFRLSRMTELINLEERFELPAHFNLREYTPPDDRNLRVRLRFNHDIVDKVRESNYHYIEYMEEHQDGLHVVLRVRHLDELLQWVLGWGAGVIVLEPESFRNRIREEAKKMLKHY, encoded by the coding sequence ATGAACAAAACAGACCGATTGTTAGCCGTCGTGCTGGAGTTGCAGCGTAAAGAAGTTGTACGTGCTGAAGATCTGGCAACCCTGTTTGAAACGAGCGTGCGAACCATCTACCGCGACATTCAGGCGCTGAGTGAAGCTGGCGTGCCAATCATAGGAGCCCCTGGAACAGGATATTCCTTAATGGAAGGCTATTTCTTACCACCTATCAGTTTTACGGTACCAGAAGCCGTGAGCCTACTGATTGGAACAGACTTTATCGAACAACAATTTGATGATGATTATCGTGTCAGAGCTCAAGCAGCTCGTAGCAAAATCGAGGCCATTCTTCCGTCGAGCGTTCGCAATGAAACTTCTCATGTACTCAAGGCTATGCGTTTGCTCATTTCTGATAAACAGGTTACGCCTTCAAAAGAAAAGAAATATCTAGAAAAGATCCGTCGAGCAATATTAGACGAGCGAAAGATAAACTTTCATTATGCAAAAAGACTTGCAGATTCCAAAGGGAATTACCATAGTGTTCGTACCGTTGCTCCCTATGGATTGGTGCTTATTCAAGGATCGTGGATGCTCGTAGCTCGATGTGATCTTCGTCAAGACATTCGCCACTTCCGCTTGTCCCGAATGACGGAACTTATCAACCTGGAAGAACGATTCGAACTGCCGGCGCATTTTAACTTAAGGGAGTATACCCCTCCGGATGATAGGAACTTGCGAGTTCGCCTTCGATTTAACCATGACATCGTGGATAAAGTGAGGGAGTCGAACTATCATTATATAGAGTATATGGAAGAGCATCAAGATGGATTGCATGTAGTCTTACGCGTTCGTCACCTAGACGAATTGTTACAATGGGTGCTTGGCTGGGGAGCGGGAGTGATTGTATTGGAGCCTGAATCATTCCGAAATCGGATTCGTGAGGAAGCAAAAAAAATGTTAAAACACTACTGA
- a CDS encoding YunG family protein, with protein MENNHSKQIEKMIKALAKSWSLESSSKWSKDNPANGQCGVTALVVNDILGGEIRKTNLSGGWHFYNFINGNLYDFTASQFGEDIVYMDIPSNRDEAFLDTNDKQYNYLKQSVLINLKL; from the coding sequence ATGGAAAATAATCACTCTAAGCAAATAGAAAAAATGATTAAAGCGTTAGCTAAATCTTGGTCATTAGAATCAAGTTCAAAATGGAGTAAAGATAACCCTGCAAATGGACAATGTGGTGTAACTGCATTAGTAGTAAATGATATATTAGGTGGGGAAATAAGGAAAACTAATCTATCTGGTGGATGGCATTTTTATAATTTTATTAATGGAAACTTATACGATTTTACAGCTAGTCAATTTGGAGAAGACATAGTGTATATGGATATTCCTTCAAATAGAGACGAAGCATTTTTGGATACCAATGATAAACAATATAATTATTTAAAACAAAGCGTTCTAATCAATCTAAAACTTTAA
- a CDS encoding DUF6843 domain-containing protein — MKTKIGIAVLVLIFLGVMYKFLVNQEGVDQTYLLPSGFEGCVVIHYNVDGAKPLKIENNEIVYKVPESGILYTSSPSDFGWVNEKHSGAYQLRAFYVDEKGEKIEELPQEKIRFGANGASQEEGKPEKHYFYQIFGSEEIENKGCPVLSL, encoded by the coding sequence TTGAAAACAAAAATTGGAATAGCGGTGTTAGTTCTCATTTTCTTAGGAGTAATGTATAAGTTTTTAGTCAATCAAGAAGGTGTTGACCAAACATATTTATTGCCTTCGGGTTTTGAAGGTTGTGTTGTTATTCACTACAATGTGGATGGTGCAAAACCACTAAAAATAGAAAACAATGAGATTGTTTACAAAGTGCCAGAGAGTGGAATTCTATATACTTCTTCGCCCTCTGATTTTGGATGGGTTAATGAAAAGCATTCTGGAGCATATCAATTACGTGCGTTTTATGTTGATGAAAAAGGAGAAAAAATAGAAGAATTACCTCAAGAAAAAATAAGATTTGGAGCGAACGGTGCTAGTCAAGAGGAAGGAAAACCAGAAAAACATTATTTCTATCAGATTTTTGGTTCAGAAGAAATTGAAAACAAAGGTTGTCCAGTACTTAGTTTATAG
- a CDS encoding alpha/beta hydrolase: MMNALISKDGTIISYEKIGTGPSLILVSSAAADHKDAEQLAVQLANHFTVYNYDRRGRGQSTDSSKYAVERKVEDIDALINEAGGNSFLFGSSSGAVLALEAANKLGDKVTKLFMYEPPFIIDHSRPRVPANYVQHLINLIEERKRNEAVEYYMIEALGIPSEYLEYMKADPSWNSMEGMAHTLAYDGMIMGETQSGKPLPVDRWKVNIPTAIMVGENSEHYFHAAAKSLVELLPLAKYQTLSGQDHSAVVMAPNVLANEMVNFYLNLHQNPNGLSI, from the coding sequence ATGATGAACGCATTAATTTCAAAAGATGGCACAATAATTTCTTACGAAAAAATAGGTACTGGACCATCATTAATTCTGGTATCATCTGCTGCAGCTGACCACAAAGATGCTGAACAACTAGCAGTACAGCTTGCAAACCATTTTACTGTTTATAATTATGATCGTCGAGGTAGAGGTCAAAGCACCGATTCTTCAAAGTATGCAGTTGAACGTAAAGTGGAAGATATTGATGCCCTTATAAATGAAGCTGGTGGCAACAGCTTTTTGTTTGGAAGTTCTTCTGGTGCGGTATTAGCTCTTGAAGCTGCAAATAAACTAGGAGACAAGGTTACGAAGCTATTTATGTATGAGCCTCCTTTTATAATTGATCATAGTCGTCCACGTGTTCCAGCAAATTATGTTCAGCATTTGATCAATTTGATTGAGGAAAGGAAACGGAATGAAGCTGTTGAATACTACATGATAGAAGCACTTGGTATTCCTTCTGAATATTTAGAGTATATGAAGGCAGATCCTTCATGGAATTCAATGGAAGGGATGGCACATACTCTTGCTTATGATGGAATGATTATGGGTGAAACCCAATCTGGTAAGCCATTACCGGTTGATCGATGGAAAGTGAATATTCCAACAGCCATTATGGTTGGAGAAAATAGTGAACATTATTTTCATGCTGCTGCTAAATCACTTGTTGAATTATTACCTTTAGCTAAATACCAAACACTTTCAGGGCAAGATCATTCGGCAGTTGTGATGGCTCCAAACGTATTAGCCAATGAGATGGTGAATTTCTATTTGAATCTTCATCAAAATCCGAATGGCTTATCTATTTAA
- a CDS encoding SRPBCC domain-containing protein, with amino-acid sequence MSKKTKIFKDQVRRELTIERIVAIPIKYAWEGWTKPEHISRWWGPKYWTSTVYEMDVRPGGVWRYQLCPDHGDGEEVYCRAVYQEVIEQLKLVYIDSFTDKNWNIVENSEMYTIVTFEEVIDGSKLRIITRFNSITELNNAEEMGMIQGFTDAFNRLEEYLITISGGK; translated from the coding sequence ATGAGTAAAAAAACAAAAATCTTCAAAGACCAGGTTCGTAGAGAGCTAACAATTGAGCGCATAGTAGCTATCCCAATCAAATATGCATGGGAGGGATGGACGAAACCAGAACATATTTCCCGTTGGTGGGGCCCAAAATATTGGACCTCCACTGTTTACGAGATGGATGTGAGACCTGGTGGTGTTTGGCGCTATCAATTATGTCCTGATCATGGTGATGGAGAAGAAGTATACTGCAGAGCTGTCTATCAGGAAGTTATTGAACAATTAAAACTTGTCTACATAGACTCATTTACAGATAAGAATTGGAACATTGTAGAAAACAGTGAAATGTACACTATCGTAACCTTTGAAGAGGTGATAGATGGCTCCAAACTTAGGATTATTACTCGATTTAATAGCATCACAGAGCTAAATAATGCCGAAGAAATGGGAATGATCCAAGGTTTTACAGATGCCTTTAATCGCCTAGAAGAATATTTAATCACAATTAGTGGAGGGAAATGA
- a CDS encoding ArsR/SmtB family transcription factor produces MNTTTMQLTLQTIAEPNRFNIVELLKKGPQSVSEIVRALNIGQPQVSRHLRILSENGLVRSHTKGQMRIYSLEAQPFQDLDAWFDSFSVLWEERLDNFEDYMLDFMRKEDK; encoded by the coding sequence ATGAATACAACTACGATGCAATTAACATTACAAACAATCGCTGAACCTAATCGTTTCAATATTGTAGAGCTTTTAAAAAAAGGTCCTCAATCTGTAAGTGAAATTGTTAGGGCATTAAATATTGGTCAGCCTCAGGTATCCCGTCATTTACGTATCTTGAGCGAGAATGGATTGGTACGATCTCATACTAAGGGACAGATGCGAATATATAGCCTTGAAGCTCAGCCATTTCAGGATTTAGATGCTTGGTTCGATTCCTTTAGCGTTTTATGGGAAGAACGCCTAGATAACTTTGAGGACTATATGCTTGACTTTATGCGAAAGGAGGATAAATAG
- a CDS encoding putative RNA methyltransferase: MLQENKRIKSAKYVSDFETIFACPICHSSMKVMGFKSLICSNHHTFDFAKQGYMNLTTHSINSKYSKGLFEARRKLITEGAFYKPLSYAIAKMINEHAGKKKELISILDTGCGEGSHLTSICDIVKSDFFKGVVGVGIDISKEGILVASKNYSNKIWAVADLANMPFKNKQFDVILNILSPSNYAEFNRLLKSDGLVIKIVPKSGYLKELREHLFHQPEKQNYSNLETVERFKESFQFVESSRLRYTMNLNKSSLQWLVQMTPLTWSTTEERVTSFLKKNMAHITVDLDILVGKNTM, from the coding sequence TTGTTACAGGAGAATAAAAGAATAAAGAGTGCAAAATATGTGAGCGATTTTGAAACCATTTTTGCTTGTCCAATTTGTCATTCCTCTATGAAGGTTATGGGGTTTAAAAGTTTAATTTGCTCAAATCATCATACGTTTGATTTCGCCAAGCAAGGATATATGAACTTGACAACTCACTCAATAAACAGCAAGTACAGTAAAGGGCTTTTCGAAGCACGAAGAAAACTTATTACCGAAGGTGCCTTTTATAAACCATTAAGCTATGCAATTGCAAAAATGATAAATGAACATGCTGGTAAGAAAAAAGAATTAATATCTATACTTGATACAGGGTGTGGCGAGGGTTCACATCTCACTAGTATTTGCGATATTGTTAAGTCTGACTTTTTCAAAGGTGTAGTAGGAGTAGGAATAGATATTTCTAAAGAAGGTATTCTAGTAGCTTCTAAGAACTACTCTAATAAGATTTGGGCTGTGGCTGACCTTGCTAACATGCCATTTAAGAATAAACAGTTCGATGTTATTCTAAATATCCTATCTCCTTCAAATTATGCCGAATTTAATAGATTGTTGAAATCAGATGGTTTAGTAATTAAGATTGTGCCTAAAAGTGGTTATTTAAAAGAGTTAAGGGAGCATCTTTTTCATCAACCTGAAAAACAAAATTACTCTAATTTAGAGACTGTGGAGAGATTTAAAGAGAGCTTTCAATTTGTAGAAAGTTCAAGATTAAGGTATACCATGAACCTTAATAAATCTTCACTTCAATGGTTAGTTCAAATGACTCCATTAACTTGGTCCACAACAGAGGAAAGAGTAACATCTTTTTTAAAAAAGAATATGGCTCACATAACAGTTGATTTGGATATATTAGTCGGTAAAAACACAATGTAG
- a CDS encoding cytidine deaminase, whose protein sequence is MNVFPLTQDDYQLIEEAKSKIKDLYQDDKLHVGSALRTNSGNIVSAVHIEAYVGRITVCAEAIAIGSAISNGEKGFHTIVSVRHPYSDERNRELTVVSPCGMCRELISDYSPKCFVILEVNGELVKVKIEELIPLKYSRES, encoded by the coding sequence ATGAACGTATTTCCCTTAACACAAGATGATTATCAATTAATTGAAGAAGCGAAAAGCAAAATAAAAGATTTATATCAAGATGATAAACTTCATGTAGGCTCAGCTTTACGAACCAATTCTGGAAACATAGTATCTGCTGTACATATTGAAGCCTATGTTGGGCGTATAACAGTTTGTGCAGAAGCAATTGCAATAGGAAGTGCTATCTCCAATGGAGAAAAAGGGTTTCATACAATTGTTTCAGTTAGGCATCCATATTCAGATGAACGAAATAGAGAACTAACTGTGGTGAGCCCATGTGGAATGTGTAGAGAATTAATATCAGATTATTCACCAAAATGTTTCGTTATCTTAGAAGTAAATGGTGAATTAGTAAAGGTTAAGATTGAAGAATTAATTCCCTTAAAATACTCGAGAGAATCTTAA